The following coding sequences are from one Leptolyngbya sp. NIES-3755 window:
- a CDS encoding hypothetical protein (hypothetical protein Cyan7822_4249;~similar to AA sequence:cyanobase_aa:LBDG_47480), translating into MSNRKLSIQGFFQKLGRLYRKITKSFVTGVLRYALFHQRRGKLSTAGFILPTTVLLILVVALTVGALTFRAHNRNMQVIGEAQQRVIYNAATPAIDRARSKLEFLFDSEKDTRLPSGVPSQDILEAMLLNNGTMPRSNSTFAPLLDPTTNTLTKYPYTFPDEERIDINKDGKPDNAWYYRTDTNGNGRIDGGDSTVVYSVVLNTPRPTLANRSNNTPAQSIATQLIELGEDFKANNNLIRQAPLSVDGALGCATNIAGGNAGPEGWFEDKNSSAILRKNFQVDALVIPGNPNGTKATLEFTQDRQLNRGNKWGAWFRHDLEIYPGPAFNWNGAMHTEGSLIIGGTSVRAYLISSTSSCLYPPPSNSEITVTNVEGATATTNLRGLVAAGNVKNGNASAGQHSAVIDLHGSTPGTVSLTPNNDSSAATNPFAITIDPETVLLENGYTTVSRIGTATNPDRNNRGVNLDNTNRDLRAFGENQGRPKRIDTRAADAPYVDDLYRADDLWGPKPKYKNDAVPSEDFGESIPAGNRDLLNNDVPPEDTEATGVGLDGYWERRARVRGLRLLVGQRLELGNLFTWYAPDVKPSAGNGADYVGTSSATTDQDSYEYEGDPLYPPTVKPYPTSSASDRLSHVDLQRRTLRDNLSAVQSTAIYHASADDQKDYPIACLATTSHPGTLWTLRQAITFRPFAFSGTNNAGAIESTDLLTNFFTGTGTNGWEFAPPAGTYTAFEEQINDSNSSLRKALRNLANFAGDYQEIDGTIKSGAFPPTPNDTVIHPYPALAMWGNYSNLKRALSNFDPPLSKRFSDLSVADKTYIQTAACTLGLLAYNVDRIQKFDPSAVSGTNAPNDKDLRVGTGANTRRLMAKLGRDLWTLMDGDNTPVPISGRRVNPEVLPKEQLRTYNYSAATAIPDLSQYRPQDYERVPPEAFIAALRQYLLSTAGGGLKPDDSNFIEEIRLAETIMLHHQIRRDRTYGFKPSPSFGRYAVSPRGTTRLPDLPMATACDPDQFVFTTGTQGDAELATNMAGTSAEPTISRASTVLSSNSLIAAVPPPANPNGYFEIFPRPNEPNIRDIGDALPQYRLALSRLCGTLDASGNQVLPKFPALYYLFPEVAHDYNGDASFGGYDHQQPANEPYTAPYVAGDPNRDNYVGLINPRFEPISATRAAGRAGYPSPVFSAPSDPTAYNELSRKPGSNPVFPIADLSVSSIALTPRPLNEWRLPYLNNPRPYDITTADRVFRTATTSSNTHTDDKANFSPNLILKDDLTPIAVPFLDRAFFDGRQLMLVRTLDVDLGMLRGTRLGTTNDIWLPKSGIVYAFREDAVREDAISRPTCTASVAECEMNLQNPASPTDPQVKRANSTEPLRPGENGISTKAIDPYPEPERRIHGFRLRNGVQLMRNRSFQGTSGFINEADNSRGLSFFTDQPVYIQGNFNIHQDGNDDTMGTILEEFTTPLTDNYSNFYTRTTPNPDFAKLNRDRWRPSEILADSITILSNGFCDGSIADTFLQYRGSDVTQGLGGAGNYPVPDATPLNISSIQGASANRSYYHNPAEGLFDPGCSRTNYTSFHNQNRPAKQLDDTATGRRWDWVRENSRYDAIANRRPNASDALNFGVATGHWVDITAPIKISRSGHPLVVRPRDTGRNEPLPPIPYNVALRESTATPRVYYNYGSNITNGVNASFGNNDSRYDTLVRALGTRVNSIIVSGISPSRPNQGYGGLHNFPRFIESWNNSVPLNFSGSFIQLSYTNYATAPFELENLEPGASSSSSRQTDPANENIMYYEPPLRRWGYDVGLQYSPASPAAARFVTAGKDRSEYYAEPAASDPYIANLCEAAKSALNLNTICPRKGGN; encoded by the coding sequence ATGTCAAATCGCAAACTCTCCATCCAGGGCTTCTTCCAAAAACTCGGAAGACTCTACCGCAAGATCACAAAATCCTTTGTTACCGGGGTTCTTCGCTACGCGCTGTTCCACCAACGTCGCGGCAAACTCTCAACCGCAGGCTTCATCTTGCCGACCACGGTTCTGCTGATTTTGGTCGTAGCGCTGACCGTCGGCGCACTCACCTTCCGGGCGCACAATCGCAACATGCAAGTCATCGGCGAAGCGCAACAGCGGGTGATCTACAACGCTGCAACCCCCGCCATCGATCGCGCTCGCTCCAAACTAGAGTTCCTGTTCGACTCTGAGAAAGACACACGCTTGCCGAGCGGTGTTCCATCACAAGACATCCTAGAAGCGATGTTGCTCAACAACGGCACAATGCCCCGGAGTAATAGCACTTTCGCTCCTCTACTTGATCCTACGACAAACACGCTTACGAAATATCCTTATACGTTCCCCGACGAAGAACGCATCGACATCAACAAAGACGGTAAACCTGACAACGCCTGGTACTACCGCACAGACACCAATGGTAACGGCAGAATCGATGGTGGGGATTCCACTGTCGTCTACTCGGTCGTGCTGAATACTCCACGTCCAACCCTTGCGAATCGCAGCAATAACACTCCAGCACAATCGATCGCCACCCAACTGATTGAGCTAGGTGAAGACTTTAAAGCGAACAATAACTTGATCAGACAAGCCCCCCTCAGTGTAGATGGTGCGTTGGGTTGTGCAACAAACATCGCTGGAGGCAATGCAGGTCCTGAAGGCTGGTTTGAAGACAAAAATTCATCTGCTATCTTGCGAAAAAACTTCCAGGTGGATGCGCTGGTCATTCCTGGTAATCCCAATGGCACAAAAGCCACACTGGAATTTACTCAAGACCGTCAACTCAATCGCGGCAACAAATGGGGAGCATGGTTCCGCCACGATCTCGAAATTTATCCAGGACCTGCATTCAACTGGAATGGAGCCATGCACACCGAAGGCAGCTTAATCATCGGTGGCACAAGCGTTAGAGCTTACTTGATTAGTTCTACCAGTTCATGCTTGTATCCTCCGCCTTCTAATTCTGAAATTACCGTAACCAATGTGGAGGGCGCGACTGCAACGACGAATTTGCGCGGTCTGGTGGCAGCAGGAAATGTGAAAAACGGAAATGCAAGCGCAGGGCAGCATAGCGCCGTCATCGATCTTCATGGCAGCACCCCTGGGACTGTTAGCTTGACTCCGAACAATGACTCAAGCGCCGCTACCAATCCATTTGCAATCACGATCGATCCTGAAACTGTTCTTTTAGAAAACGGTTACACGACTGTCTCCCGAATCGGAACTGCGACAAATCCAGATCGAAACAACCGAGGTGTCAATCTGGATAATACAAATCGCGACCTTCGAGCTTTTGGTGAAAATCAGGGTCGTCCAAAACGAATCGATACCCGAGCTGCGGATGCGCCTTACGTAGATGATTTGTACCGTGCAGATGATTTGTGGGGACCTAAACCCAAGTATAAGAACGATGCTGTTCCTTCTGAAGACTTTGGTGAATCGATTCCAGCAGGCAATCGTGACCTTCTCAACAATGATGTCCCCCCCGAAGATACAGAAGCTACGGGTGTAGGCTTAGACGGCTACTGGGAGCGACGGGCACGAGTCCGAGGATTAAGACTGCTCGTGGGTCAACGTCTGGAACTCGGCAACCTCTTCACCTGGTATGCTCCAGATGTTAAGCCTAGCGCTGGTAACGGTGCAGATTATGTTGGTACGTCCTCAGCGACAACCGATCAAGATAGCTATGAGTACGAGGGCGATCCGCTCTATCCGCCAACTGTTAAACCCTATCCGACCTCTTCTGCTTCAGATCGTCTCTCTCATGTTGATCTCCAGCGTCGGACTTTGAGAGATAACCTTTCTGCGGTTCAGAGCACAGCGATCTATCATGCGTCAGCGGATGACCAAAAAGATTATCCGATCGCGTGTCTTGCGACGACTTCGCATCCTGGTACACTTTGGACACTGCGACAGGCTATCACTTTCCGCCCATTTGCTTTCTCAGGAACAAATAATGCTGGAGCAATCGAGTCTACGGATTTATTAACTAATTTCTTCACGGGTACAGGGACGAATGGCTGGGAGTTTGCGCCTCCAGCGGGCACTTATACAGCCTTCGAGGAACAGATTAATGACTCCAATAGCTCTTTACGCAAGGCGCTGAGAAATCTTGCTAACTTTGCAGGTGATTACCAGGAAATTGATGGGACGATCAAGAGTGGAGCATTTCCCCCTACACCAAATGATACGGTCATTCATCCGTATCCAGCCCTTGCAATGTGGGGAAACTACTCTAACCTGAAACGTGCGCTGAGCAACTTTGATCCTCCACTTAGCAAACGATTTAGCGATCTTAGCGTTGCAGACAAAACCTATATTCAGACCGCAGCGTGTACCCTCGGACTGTTGGCTTACAACGTCGATCGCATTCAAAAATTCGATCCCAGTGCAGTCAGCGGAACCAATGCTCCAAATGATAAAGACCTGAGGGTGGGTACTGGAGCAAATACAAGACGGTTAATGGCAAAACTGGGTCGCGACTTGTGGACGTTAATGGATGGGGACAATACTCCAGTTCCGATTTCTGGAAGAAGAGTGAACCCAGAAGTTCTACCGAAAGAGCAACTTAGGACTTACAACTACAGTGCTGCTACAGCAATCCCTGATTTATCGCAGTACCGTCCACAAGATTATGAAAGAGTTCCTCCTGAAGCTTTCATTGCTGCATTGAGACAGTACTTGTTATCTACTGCTGGAGGCGGGCTGAAACCAGATGACTCCAACTTTATTGAGGAGATCCGATTGGCGGAGACAATCATGCTCCACCATCAAATCCGCCGCGATCGTACCTATGGCTTTAAACCATCCCCTAGTTTTGGTAGGTATGCTGTTTCTCCAAGAGGTACGACCAGACTCCCTGATCTTCCTATGGCAACTGCGTGTGATCCTGACCAGTTCGTTTTCACCACAGGAACACAGGGAGATGCCGAACTCGCAACGAATATGGCAGGTACTTCTGCCGAGCCTACTATCTCTAGGGCTTCAACTGTACTTAGCTCCAATAGCTTAATTGCTGCCGTTCCTCCCCCTGCTAACCCTAATGGGTACTTCGAGATCTTTCCTAGACCTAACGAGCCTAATATTAGAGATATCGGAGATGCTTTACCTCAATATCGTCTTGCACTTTCACGGCTTTGTGGTACGCTCGATGCCTCTGGAAATCAAGTGTTGCCTAAGTTTCCTGCCCTCTACTACTTGTTTCCAGAAGTAGCCCATGACTACAACGGTGACGCATCCTTTGGCGGCTACGACCATCAACAGCCTGCCAATGAGCCTTACACTGCACCTTACGTTGCTGGCGATCCAAATCGAGACAACTATGTTGGATTAATCAACCCTCGGTTTGAACCGATCAGTGCAACACGAGCCGCAGGACGAGCAGGGTATCCAAGTCCAGTATTCTCTGCTCCATCAGATCCGACTGCTTACAACGAATTAAGCCGAAAACCCGGTTCCAATCCTGTCTTTCCGATTGCAGATCTTTCAGTTAGTAGTATTGCGCTCACGCCTCGACCGCTAAACGAATGGCGACTTCCATATCTCAACAACCCAAGACCATACGATATAACGACTGCTGATAGAGTGTTCAGAACTGCTACTACCTCTTCAAACACACATACAGATGACAAAGCGAATTTCTCGCCTAACCTGATTCTGAAGGACGACCTCACCCCGATCGCTGTTCCATTCCTCGATCGTGCGTTCTTTGATGGAAGACAACTCATGTTGGTTCGTACCCTAGATGTTGATTTAGGAATGCTGCGAGGCACAAGACTTGGAACCACGAATGATATTTGGCTTCCGAAGAGTGGCATTGTCTACGCATTCCGAGAAGATGCTGTTCGAGAGGATGCGATTTCGAGACCTACTTGTACCGCTTCCGTAGCAGAGTGCGAGATGAATCTGCAAAACCCAGCAAGTCCTACCGATCCGCAAGTTAAGCGTGCCAACTCTACAGAGCCACTCAGACCTGGGGAAAATGGCATCTCAACCAAAGCGATCGATCCTTATCCTGAGCCTGAGCGTCGTATTCATGGCTTCCGGCTTCGGAACGGGGTTCAACTCATGCGGAATCGCAGTTTCCAAGGAACCAGCGGTTTCATCAACGAAGCAGATAACAGCAGAGGACTATCCTTCTTTACCGATCAACCCGTCTACATCCAAGGAAACTTCAACATTCACCAAGACGGAAACGATGACACGATGGGTACAATTTTGGAGGAATTTACAACCCCGCTAACAGACAATTACAGCAATTTCTACACTCGTACTACTCCTAACCCCGACTTCGCAAAGCTAAATCGTGATCGCTGGCGACCCTCAGAGATCTTGGCAGACAGTATCACAATCTTGTCGAATGGATTTTGCGATGGTTCGATCGCGGATACTTTCCTCCAGTACCGAGGTTCTGATGTCACACAAGGTTTAGGCGGGGCTGGGAATTATCCCGTTCCTGATGCAACTCCGCTGAATATCTCATCGATTCAGGGAGCTTCTGCTAACCGTAGTTATTATCACAATCCCGCTGAGGGTCTGTTCGATCCAGGGTGTTCTAGAACAAACTACACCTCTTTCCACAACCAGAATCGCCCTGCTAAGCAACTAGACGATACGGCTACCGGAAGACGTTGGGATTGGGTTCGAGAAAACTCTCGATACGATGCAATTGCAAACCGTCGCCCAAATGCCTCAGATGCACTTAACTTTGGAGTTGCCACAGGTCACTGGGTAGATATCACGGCTCCAATAAAAATCTCCCGTTCTGGTCATCCCCTAGTTGTACGTCCTAGAGACACAGGGCGCAATGAGCCTTTACCCCCCATCCCCTATAATGTTGCGCTCCGTGAGAGTACAGCGACTCCTCGCGTCTACTACAATTACGGCTCGAACATTACCAACGGTGTGAATGCTTCATTTGGTAATAACGACAGTCGGTATGACACTCTTGTCCGAGCTTTAGGAACACGAGTCAATTCCATCATTGTGAGTGGGATTAGTCCATCTCGTCCAAATCAGGGATATGGTGGTTTGCACAATTTCCCAAGGTTTATTGAAAGCTGGAACAATTCAGTGCCTCTAAATTTCTCAGGCTCATTCATCCAATTGAGCTACACGAACTATGCAACGGCTCCATTTGAACTTGAGAATCTAGAACCAGGAGCAAGCTCATCTTCTTCGCGACAGACTGATCCTGCTAATGAGAACATCATGTACTATGAGCCACCTCTGCGCCGTTGGGGTTACGATGTCGGTCTGCAATATAGTCCAGCAAGTCCAGCCGCCGCTCGGTTTGTGACTGCGGGTAAAGACCGAAGTGAATACTATGCCGAACCTGCTGCAAGCGATCCTTACATTGCGAACCTGTGTGAAGCTGCGAAGTCAGCACTCAATCTAAATACAATCTGTCCAAGGAAAGGAGGGAATTAG
- a CDS encoding hypothetical protein (hypothetical protein Cyan7822_4248;~similar to AA sequence:cyanobase_aa:LBDG_47490) has protein sequence MSVHWIKQQTISSFVHDDRKTRLLRRMTIAKQSDQGLTLIEGLIAIVIIAITVVSITPPIFWAVASRVQTQRAEQALKLAQGEIDRVRTLVDRGETTSLDLLPPEVAAATNVRSSVAAPNSAGTGVISARGDCASATFPPTSSATFVGVDTNADCNPDYFLQTFRSQGLDQLGNPFTRGANQTLSGFVMGVRVYSVVARSELDAGRGDTQAASLQGTNGLGNQRNRPLAVLYSTIVRSNDSQNLELYRRLCPATTTTTGAC, from the coding sequence ATGTCGGTTCACTGGATTAAGCAGCAGACAATTTCTTCTTTCGTGCACGATGATCGGAAAACTCGACTGCTTCGGAGAATGACGATCGCGAAACAGTCAGACCAAGGTTTGACCCTGATTGAAGGATTAATTGCGATCGTCATCATTGCCATCACAGTTGTAAGTATCACTCCACCGATCTTCTGGGCTGTGGCATCACGGGTACAAACACAACGGGCAGAGCAAGCTTTGAAGCTGGCACAGGGGGAAATTGATCGCGTTCGCACACTTGTCGATCGTGGTGAAACTACTTCGCTCGATCTGCTTCCCCCTGAAGTGGCTGCGGCAACGAACGTTAGAAGTAGTGTTGCCGCTCCAAATAGTGCAGGGACTGGTGTGATATCAGCAAGAGGCGATTGTGCCTCCGCCACATTCCCTCCAACAAGCAGCGCTACCTTTGTCGGAGTTGACACAAATGCAGATTGCAATCCCGACTATTTCCTTCAAACGTTTCGCAGTCAAGGGCTTGATCAGCTTGGAAATCCATTTACCCGTGGTGCTAATCAGACACTGTCAGGCTTTGTGATGGGGGTTCGCGTATATTCGGTTGTTGCAAGATCTGAATTAGATGCGGGACGAGGTGACACTCAAGCTGCTTCTCTACAAGGAACTAATGGATTGGGCAATCAGCGTAATCGTCCTTTGGCAGTCTTGTATTCGACGATCGTTCGCAGTAATGACAGTCAAAACCTAGAGCTTTATCGGAGACTCTGTCCAGCCACAACGACCACGACTGGCGCTTGCTAA
- a CDS encoding hypothetical protein (similar to AA sequence:cyanobase_aa:LBDG_47500): MVKSLLKRYQKLRCSSKASGFTLLELLVAMIVGTLISGGLLLLVVQLVETNLREAARSDTQRDLQAAIDYIARDVREAVYVYDATCLLDRPPAPNNTNCPGLRNYLPESITGTSGAGFTNGANLTNVPVLAFWRLDPLPDRLKQACFNNRTAYNQPPPLPAAINGVPCLSGRMYTLIVYSLNRATDVAVNRGRARIMKYELPQFTERVPQGANPTDAIAGWVDPKGRTVNGKETGFLAWPVDRASLSAPALDSLQTVSRGQIAGGNVPLTDFVDWIGLYDGQQPTNLSSANRETNLVLTPASASNLPRGFYVYVRGADQESGFNQEVVIRIQGDAAGRPGIRDFAPNRPRVPISLETRVLVRGANNKRQ, translated from the coding sequence ATGGTTAAGTCACTGTTGAAACGGTATCAGAAGCTTCGTTGTTCCTCCAAAGCGAGTGGTTTTACGCTATTGGAACTGCTCGTTGCGATGATCGTGGGTACACTAATTTCGGGTGGGCTGCTGTTACTGGTTGTGCAGCTTGTCGAAACTAACTTACGTGAAGCCGCTCGAAGCGATACACAGCGAGACTTGCAGGCTGCGATCGATTATATTGCGCGGGATGTACGTGAAGCAGTTTACGTATATGATGCGACATGTCTTCTCGATCGACCTCCCGCTCCTAACAATACAAACTGTCCCGGACTACGAAATTATCTACCAGAATCAATTACAGGAACTAGCGGTGCTGGATTCACGAATGGCGCGAATTTGACCAATGTTCCAGTATTAGCATTCTGGAGACTTGATCCACTGCCTGACCGACTGAAGCAAGCTTGTTTCAACAATCGCACTGCTTATAATCAACCACCGCCACTTCCCGCAGCAATCAATGGTGTTCCCTGCCTTTCTGGTCGGATGTATACCCTTATCGTCTATTCGTTGAATCGCGCAACAGACGTAGCTGTGAACCGAGGTCGTGCCAGAATCATGAAATATGAACTTCCTCAATTTACTGAAAGAGTTCCACAAGGGGCTAATCCTACTGATGCAATTGCAGGTTGGGTAGATCCCAAGGGAAGAACTGTAAACGGAAAAGAGACGGGCTTTTTGGCTTGGCCGGTTGACCGAGCTTCGCTATCTGCACCCGCGCTAGATTCATTACAGACAGTATCCAGAGGGCAAATTGCGGGAGGTAATGTTCCTCTTACGGACTTCGTAGACTGGATAGGACTGTACGATGGACAACAACCTACGAATTTAAGTTCAGCAAATCGTGAAACGAATCTCGTCTTAACTCCAGCAAGCGCAAGCAACCTACCACGGGGGTTCTACGTCTATGTTAGAGGAGCAGACCAAGAGAGCGGTTTCAATCAGGAGGTTGTGATTCGGATTCAAGGAGATGCAGCAGGTAGACCCGGAATTCGGGATTTTGCGCCTAATCGACCTAGAGTGCCTATTTCCTTGGAGACTCGCGTTCTCGTTCGTGGGGCGAATAATAAAAGGCAGTAA
- a CDS encoding PHA accumulation regulator DNA-binding-like protein (similar to AA sequence:cyanobase_aa:Tery_4117) codes for MKRQNSLNSQATVGGFTLIEVLVTLLLIGILFAIAAPRWLAFLNQQRVGSARSQVAQAIRNAQSDAQRTKTSRAIVFQNNNNQPRYAIVSAPSNAVNVSQINNWQRLGDGNIQPGSIRLWGDQGTDPRNPAPLIFDSYGSVVTSVLPSRELPYTITIGATTSTEPRRCVAVVTLIGALREGSDATATSPQGCPTLPV; via the coding sequence ATGAAAAGGCAAAATTCTCTCAATTCACAAGCTACTGTAGGCGGATTCACGCTGATTGAAGTTCTTGTCACTCTGCTGCTCATCGGAATCCTGTTCGCGATCGCTGCTCCAAGATGGCTTGCATTTCTCAATCAACAGCGAGTCGGCTCGGCTCGAAGTCAAGTTGCTCAAGCAATCCGGAATGCTCAATCGGACGCGCAACGCACTAAGACTAGTCGGGCAATCGTGTTTCAGAACAACAATAATCAGCCGCGATATGCAATTGTGTCTGCCCCGAGTAATGCAGTTAACGTGTCACAAATTAATAATTGGCAACGTCTAGGAGATGGAAATATCCAACCTGGATCAATTCGGCTTTGGGGAGATCAAGGAACTGACCCCAGAAATCCAGCACCACTAATCTTCGATTCCTACGGTAGTGTTGTCACCAGCGTTCTACCAAGTCGTGAGTTGCCTTACACCATCACGATCGGAGCTACAACATCAACGGAGCCAAGACGATGCGTTGCAGTCGTAACGCTTATCGGGGCGCTCAGAGAAGGTTCGGATGCCACAGCAACCTCACCTCAGGGCTGCCCAACACTACCTGTGTAG
- a CDS encoding hypothetical protein (Prokaryotic N-terminal methylation motif domain protein;~similar to AA sequence:cyanobase_aa:LBDG_47510): MHDDQRKVQIGRFRVVRTILLILSSRQRNLSGGFTLLEALTAVVLLGILAAIAAPSWLALLNMQRLNAARSTAVGALNEAKARAKQQHINYEVGFRQQGQYAQWAVYPVGAAPLRQNWQNLNEGVRLLESPDTTMAKINNVYRVQFNDRGETNGQLGKVTFGSASGGGTKRCVIVSNLLGTIREGENRPGGQSNSCG; the protein is encoded by the coding sequence ATGCACGACGATCAACGTAAGGTTCAAATAGGACGATTTCGGGTCGTTCGGACTATTCTGCTTATCCTAAGTTCGAGGCAGCGGAATTTGAGTGGGGGGTTCACACTTTTAGAGGCACTCACCGCTGTTGTATTGTTGGGAATTCTAGCTGCGATCGCCGCTCCTTCTTGGTTAGCGCTTTTGAATATGCAACGCTTAAATGCTGCAAGAAGTACAGCCGTTGGTGCTCTAAATGAAGCCAAGGCTCGTGCTAAGCAGCAGCATATTAATTATGAAGTTGGGTTTCGCCAACAAGGACAGTATGCTCAGTGGGCTGTTTATCCGGTGGGTGCAGCCCCGCTGAGGCAAAACTGGCAGAATCTGAATGAGGGCGTGAGATTGCTAGAATCGCCAGATACGACGATGGCGAAAATAAATAATGTTTACCGAGTCCAGTTTAATGATCGGGGAGAAACCAATGGGCAGCTAGGCAAGGTGACTTTTGGCTCTGCCTCAGGCGGCGGGACGAAACGCTGTGTGATCGTGTCTAATCTCCTTGGAACGATTCGAGAAGGAGAAAATCGACCGGGTGGACAAAGCAACTCGTGTGGATGA